The sequence ccacaatcgaaccaacaaacaaaattttagaaaacctAAACTTTTGAATGGAAAACTGTTTAGTACATTGATATTATCCAGGgccattattttttaacagattttcttaCTGGGGACCTAAAAATTACCAATTAGGCAGCCGGCCGGCAAGCACTCACAGATCCCCTGGCACATGTGTAGAGACAGAGTGGCCTACTTTTCGCCGACATCATTTCCTTTTGGGAGACACTGATCGTCATGATGACTTGTAATTTTTCACGccaagtcaaataaagtctgctCTTTCTAGTAACATAGTTTTTTAGGTTCCTGGTTAAAAAAGACTGTTCCAAAAATAGtagcctccagataataccaaagtaccaaccATTCTTATagtaatttttcagtaaaataccAATGTATACACtacactttgtttttttataaattcacttacCATCGAGAACTTTAGCCTTTTGTTGGtgtacacatataatatatatatatagattgccgaatattacatattttttctgattttGACTAGTTCTAATTACAATTTCGATATTATTTCTGTTACTTATATATTGGTTTTTCACATCGGTTAATCAaaatcagatttaaataaaattgataagtaTACGAATTGTTTAAATTAGTTAGAATACACATGGTTTAACTTATAACAGTCTAGTGTAATTATATGTGCAGTACTTACACAGGGCATGGTCATCTGTCTATATTGATTCTGGCCTGTGATGGTTTAATTAATAGGAGTAATCAAACCAATCATTTAAGCGGTTttagctaaattaaaaaaatggtcaTGTTGGAAGTTCTTCCTAGTAGGCTATTGAATGTTAAATTACTTTGTActcattgtaaaattaaacttgaaaaaattctaaagaatcaagaaaaaaatgtatattgatctatcttgaatattttaaaagcattgaTAAAGGAATTCTGATATGCAAATTTATAAGAGTTAAAATTAAAGGAACAGTCCCTAGGCCATAACCATTTCTTTATTCATATGACTCTTTTATCTATAACAGATAGTCAATCTACTCTACATTCTTCTTCAgtaattctttttacattttgactGTGGaacgattaaataaaatatttatttattaaatacagtaaaatgttcaaatatataaaggatttgattaaaaacaattacaaaattcaggggccaaaatttgaattataaatttacactttatatATGTAAGGGGATGGTAGTTTGTGCTGACGTTTGACAAGTATTggattatagaaaaaaattagcagcttacacataaaattaaactcaaattctaataattatttcagaaagacaatacaataatttaattctaaattaggTTTTCAAACATAAAAGGTTTACATTTCGCAATGGGACACTTGGAGTCCTTTTTGAATGTATTCATTACCAGGGAagttcacttttggctggtttataggCTTACCTTCCAgatgaacctacactgggtacagaaaCAAACTTACTGATGGGTCACTTAAATCCTGGATAATCCTagggatgtccaggagtggcacataaTTAACTGCAAAAAGTCGAAATATTGGGGTTGCGTGCAAGGGtagattgataggtctagtctactgtggggatgactgttggagttgtgGGGCTCCCTATGTGTGGGAGCCAAGATATAAGGGCCTGATTTTAGTGGAGggctggtacagagctgacttccccttcttccaaggataCATGACTTGAGATTAATGTCTAAAATCCTTCCTCCTAGATAAAGACCCCTTCCCCCAACCTGacacatccagaatatcctgtcactacgGAAACAGTGCATTAGTGCTAAGTGCAACaaaaattagaacaatttaagtctaaaattagaaaaattaggactaagtgcaatttttctCAGatttttgtcctaagagaaaaaaggaaattcaaacagttaataagttttatgaaataaatatttgtatcaagtaaagtacagtggagtcccgctaatccgaacacgtgtaatccgaacgtcggtttaatccgaacaggtccaggaggaattatttataacgataatgaatagttataggaactaattacttaaaaaatgaaaatgggtgcatcattatcgtacataaacaaagaaaactttaattaaatagacatacagtattttattaagacaaattgtgtacggtacagtacaaatataatgaagttaaatacagtaccaaattgaaacttataggttaagtatgagttaaattactgtattaagaagtgaaatcaaacaaaaattggacgtacagtactgatattattattgagtacaatattaattgttaaaagacataaattcagtttattgtcttctgtcgcattgaagagagtctattggatgacgcgtagtttcaccatcgtgtcataaacatgatatcggcaaggtgtagcagtagcctgttgctctaagtatcgtagtgcaaggttaagcgctgctgcaccgtctgcgtgtggcaCCAACTCTCCTTATCACCCAGGTTTCTCGTCGTCCCgtagcgcgtggacccgtacaatatccagtacgctcacattgcttaacaatagaactctcacactaaatacggtaaatgtgcttagtattcgcaaacacgtttatttgtcaagaaatacaatgcaaacagtcagaaaacatattttaataaaaaatgttgataattctataacaaaaatagacccattctcaactttaaaaccgtatttttctgtaattctggctaatccgaacaatcacataatccgaatagggctcaatcccaattaggtcggattaacgggactctactgtaaatataaataaaagttttcaaagtttaGTTCTTGGCAAATACAATATATGATTGTGTAGTGttattcataataacaatttaatagttCTCATAGacatataaattaagaatatgtGTAACAGTTTCTAgagttcttaaataataataataacttccaTGATTCCtctttacaatattattcttaCATTATCTGTTTCAATATTAAGTTCTGAAAATTTTTGTGCACATAgaaatgataatgtttttttttcagaaagatAAAGTCAGCTAAAGAAGATATTGAGGAATcaaccttttataaaaattttatccaGCAACTGAATCAAGAAAActgcattgaaaataaaatagacaTTGTGATCTTACGGCATAGGTCAGTTTTCACAGTGTAACAGTTCAAGATATCAATTCGCATTCCTCCTTGCGCTGAGGGATTATTATAATGCACGTGTGTTTGTGTATGACCCTATATTTAGTTCTGATGAACTAACAATTGTAAACGAGTTTGGTTGTTTAGTTATAGATATAAATGAGGAAGGAAAACGTTTAGCGATccataaaactgtatttttttcttcCTCATTGCCCACaacaactaattaataatttactgtgGAAAAATTGGGGGAGCACTTAAGTAAATGTATCATAATTGGTAACAGTTTTGATCTAATTATTGAAACTCATCCAAACAGATATATAAAAGAGaacttatttgtatatatttcatgCATCTTCCATTGTTAAGGAAATAGTAAttgaaaatacttttgaatatttagatatatttaacgatttatcaatacatttatttttagaagaaaatcttaaaaaattaccaaGTTCAGTTTCTAATTTGAATATAGAACCTAATTATACAAAAGATGATGTCGGTCTTATAACATACACTTTAAAGAGTAGTTTAACCATCAgctaatgatttttattaattctttgaacAGAGGGATGGCTGTTAATCCGAATTTGAGAATCTTGAGACATCTTGCTTCTGAATTGAGAACTTCTAGTTTCTCTGGCACTTTGAAAGATTCACCAGCATTTCCATTCATCTTGAATCAGTACAGGAGGTTCAAAGTTACTGATCAACAGTTGTGTAAAGCCCAAGAAGAAATGCGGTACATGTCAGAAACGTACCTCTGTTATTTAAAAAGCTCACGACAATACGTGGAGCTTCATAAACAGTATCAAGGGAAGGGTGAACGATCCACAGAGGAAACAGCGAACTTGGTGGGTTTCAAGCTTCCCCATGATCCCAAGTAGAGCAGCTGCTAAGTCTAGAGCTAAGTGTAgaaatgaaaatagtttattattacaattttgttttcatggGTCCAATACATTGGATCAGACCTAGTAGAATGTCCCTTAAACCATTTCAAGCTAAAAGGAATGGAAAGTTGTCCACCCTTGGCTTGATTGTGGAGATTTGGCTGGCATCACAGTTATAAAACGACTAGGCACAGGAGCTGGTAAAAAGACGTGTTTCTGGTAGATTGGAAGGGTTTCTTATTAGCACTTTCAATTCCAGCCAATCTCACatttttggaagatttttatGGCAGGAGTGAATGTgctaaaactatttaattcaagCAAACATATTGTACAGTTTCTCGGTTATTGTAATAGAAACTTACGCACTTCTAACAGAGTATCATGCAAAGGGAAATGCAGcagatttttttaagtaaaacattccCTTACAGTGTCATGAAAGGTTTGGAATTTTGTCATCAGTATGCACTAAT comes from Homalodisca vitripennis isolate AUS2020 unplaced genomic scaffold, UT_GWSS_2.1 ScUCBcl_9574;HRSCAF=18106, whole genome shotgun sequence and encodes:
- the LOC124374680 gene encoding protein FMC1 homolog, with amino-acid sequence MCDFKIVTYKKNRNRKRKSTLIEDITLKDCNPLSCSQIGIPQDRVVKKIKSAKEDIEESTFYKNFIQQLNQENCIENKIDIVILRHRGMAVNPNLRILRHLASELRTSSFSGTLKDSPAFPFILNQYRRFKVTDQQLCKAQEEMRYMSETYLCYLKSSRQYVELHKQYQGKGERSTEETANLVGFKLPHDPK